Proteins found in one Venturia canescens isolate UGA chromosome 8, ASM1945775v1, whole genome shotgun sequence genomic segment:
- the LOC122414471 gene encoding uncharacterized protein, producing MLKLAIVLAATAFVASAKSASIETSEQLCNTMMNTAAEVIANQLDTVSKLYSVVNSLNGTNNSEKIEQFKQKMATRFEWIQRLAKNEVDSYPKGRYNKRRCMRYLKDFETKERDVKSNGDAIVNRALSGEVEKLEKIMKSINSAVEKVLVLKFSNNTCSGSNWENILEDIHSDVCKQTANLPDENITPSDLLDSILLVEYHRFYHRGTSVVSRTHKCVYHS from the exons ATGCTGAAGCTCGCAATTGTTCTTGCTGCGACCGCTTTTGTTGCCTCG GCAAAGTCCGCCAGTATCGAAACGTCGGAACAATTATGCAACACAATGATGAATACCGCAGCAGAAGTAATCGCAAATCAGCTCGACACCGTGAGCAAATTGTACTCAGTGGTAAATTCGTTGAACGGCACAAATAACTCTGAGAAAATTGAACagttcaaacaaaaaatggcgACTCGCTTCGAATGG ATTCAACGGTTGGCAAAGAACGAAGTAGACAGTTACCCGAAGGGCCGTTATAATAAACGGCGGTGCATGAGATACTTGAAAGATTTTGAAACAAAAGAGCGAGATGTGAAGAGCAACGGGGATGCCATTGTCAACCGTGCACTGAGCGGGGAGGTCgaaaaacttgagaaaataatgaaatcaatcaattcgGCTGTGGAAAAAGTGCTCGttcttaaattttcaaacaacaCGTGTTCGGGAAGCAATTGGGAAAAT ATTTTGGAGGACATCCATAGTGATGTCTGTAAGCAGACGGCGAATCTCCCGGACGAAAATATTACCCCATCCGATCTATTGGATTCAATCTTATTGGTTGAGTACCATCGTTTCTATCATCGCGGAACAAGCGTTGTCAGCAGAACTCATAAGTGTGTGTACCATTCCTAA